In one window of Miscanthus floridulus cultivar M001 chromosome 12, ASM1932011v1, whole genome shotgun sequence DNA:
- the LOC136498656 gene encoding acetyltransferase At1g77540-like, producing MSCLLPSVAEADTSNELSQIGGLRLREHRSQRAMVKEEGGAAERTLDAPPPETESIVWSEDKGRFETPDGEAFLQYRLLDGHGGGGAPAAAVMDMVHTYVPRSKRGQGLAARLCDAAFAHARGRGMRAVPTCSYISDTYLPRNPALKELVYKDQEPHPKPSSM from the exons ATGAGCTGCCTGCTTCCATCAGTAGCCGAAGCTGACACGAGCAACGAGCTGAGCCAGATCGGGGGGCTGCGCCTGCGGGAGCACCGGAGTCAAAGGGCGATGGTGAAGGAGGAGGGCGGCGCGGCTGAGCGGACGCTGGATGCCCCTCCGCCGGAGACGGAGAGCATCGTGTGGAGCGAGGACAAGGGGAGGTTCGAGACGCCCGACGGCGAGGCCTTCCTCCAGTACCGCCTCCTCGACGGCCACGGGGGCGGCGGGGCTCCCGCGGCGGCGGTGATGGACATGGTGCACACGTACGTGCCGCGGAGCAAGCGCGGGCAGGGGCTCGCGGCGCGGCTCTGCGACGCCGCCTTCGCCCACGCGCGGGGCCGTGGCATGCGCGCCGTCCCCACCTGCTCCTACATCTCC GACACGTACCTGCCTCGTAATCCGGCGTTGAAGGAGCTCGTGTACAAGGATCAAGAACCCCATCCCAAACCCAGCAGCATGTAG
- the LOC136498654 gene encoding F-box protein 7-like isoform X1 codes for MASSDISVDIRPDINSFDHFLSMRYIATDRPWLKLYGIRVQPVPPFSSLSYKPDPALIHQCLPDELMLEIFTRMSPYTLGRAACVCRKWKYTARNPTLWRAACLKTWQRSGMEANYMMVRSLYDSSWRRMWLQRPRIRIDGLYVSRNTYIHTGVTEWQFKKTVNVVCYYRYLRFFPSGKFLYKISPDKVKDAVKCMHFRASKADCVFKGDYILSEDGQIEMALLYPGHRYTLVRMCLRLRGTTVGANNRLDVLKILTTGVNATELQNWKGSILELVEGWEEDETHDPDVPAVSHSRGLSPFVFVPFEEADTSVLNLPVEKMDYYVPG; via the exons atggcttcctcag ATATCTCTGTTGATATTCGTCCTGACATAAACTCATTTGATCATTTCCTAAGCATGCGATACATTGCAACAGATAGACCCTGGCTGA AATTATATGGAATAAGAGTTCAGCCTGTTCCACCATTCAGCAGTTTGAGCTACAAACCTGATCCAGCGCTCATTCATCAATGCCTACCTGATGAACTAATGCTCGAG ATTTTCACAAGAATGAGCCCATATACTTTAGGGAGGGCTGCATGTGTCTGCCGCAAGTGGAAATATACTGCACGTAATCCTACTTTGTGGCGTGCTGCATGCTTGAAAACTTGGCAG AGGAGTGGAATGGAGGCAAACTACATGATGGTTCGGTCGTTGTATGATTCATCTTGGAGGAGAATGTGGCTGCAGAGACCAAGAATCCGAATTGATG GTCTCTATGTGAGCAGGAACACATATATTCATACTGGAGTTACAGAATGGCAATTCAAGAAAACTGTCAATGTG GTTTGCTACTACCGTTACTTGAGATTTTTCCCTAGTGGGAAGTTTCTTTATAAG ATCTCCCCAGATAAAGTTAAAGATGCTGTTAAGTGCATGCATTTCCGGGCATCAAAGGCTGATTGTGTATTTAAAGGCGACTACATACTGTCAGAGGATGGCCAG ATAGAAATGGCTCTCCTGTATCCAGGGCATCGGTACACACTTGTCAGGATGTGCCTTAG GCTTAGAGGCACCACAGTTGGTGCAAATAACAGGTTGGATGTACTGAAGATTCTAACCACCGGAGTGAATGCAACTGAACTGCAAAACTGGAAAGGCAGCATACTAGAGCTCGTTGAGGGCTGGGAGGAGGATGAGACGCATGACCCAGATGTGCCTGCCGTTTCGCACAGCAGGGGTTTGTCACCCTTTGTGTTTGTTCCGTTTGAGGAG GCTGATACTTCGGTGCTAAACCTCCCAGTGGAGAAGATGGACTACTACGTCCCTGGATGA
- the LOC136498033 gene encoding uncharacterized protein: MRGDPRLGQSSTAGCSVDLQNNQQVDFGTALGNNPSNTDTCAPFLLGNKAVQVIDIEDDSPIEAGACDTSKLKGEMVYSSMESMMNPPANTDALHGIQDGYSLAISDYLGADMSCYQSIQTELQDGMGLNSSEGITVMDDPIYSSLGDIGFMEVWDQQPHDYEKFF, translated from the exons ATGCGAGGTGACCCTCGTTTAGGCCAAAGCTCCACTGCTGGATGTTCAGTGGACCTACAAAATAATCAACAAGTTGACTTTGGAACGGCTCTTGGTAACAATCCAAGTAATACTGACACATGTGCCCCATTTCTGTTGGGAAATAAGGCAGTTCAAGTTATTGATATCGAAGATGACTCACCAATTGAAGCTGGTGCTTGTGACACTTCAAAATTAAA AGGTGAGATGGTATATTCTAGCATGGAGAGCATGATGAACCCTCCGGCGAACACCGATGCTCTACATGGTATCCAAGATGGTTATAGTCTTGCAATTTCAGATTACCTCGGCGCTGATATGTCATGCTACCAATCAATACAAACAGAACTTCAAGATGGAATGGGCCTAAATAGTTCAGAG GGCATAACTGTGATGGATGATCCAATATACAGTTCTCTTGGTGACATAG GTTTTATGGAGGTTTGGGACCAGCAACCTCATGACTATGAAAAGTTCTTCTGA
- the LOC136498655 gene encoding uncharacterized protein — MAATFCAGPAASAAANPSSARCRPQSLARPGVLSACWWPVRPIPAFLSLRRPNAELRPLRVAAGSGVDPKVVNGEDFPPMKDLIQLYRTAFLEGNDEVLGEVEKAITAVEKEKSRVASQFESVTAEITSGKEKFIRLNADLENFRKQTEKDRAKFTSNIRVEVVQSLLSLVDSFEKTNLENTPETEKEAKITTSYQGIYKQLVETLRYLGVGVVETVGKPFDPSVHEAISREASIQFKAGIVTHEVRRGFHLKERLLRPATVKVSTGSGKQSGSS, encoded by the exons ATGGCGGCAACCTTCTGCGCCGGCCCCGCCGCATCCGCGGCAGCAAACCCTAGCTCCGCCCGCTGCCGACCCCAGAGCCTAGCTCGGCCTGGCGTGCTGTCTGCTTGCTGGTGGCCCGTCAGGCCGATTCCcgccttcctctccctccggcGCCCCAATGCCGAGCTGCGGCCGCTACGCGTCGCCGCCGGCTCCGGCGTTGACCCGAAG GTTGTCAATGGGGAAGATTTTCCTCCCATGAAGGACCTAATTCAACTATACAGGACAGCTTTTCTAGAAGGAAATGATGAGGTTCTTGGTGAAGTTGAGAAGGCAATCACTGCTGTGGAAAAAGAGAAGAGTAGGGTAGCTTCTCAATTTGAAAGTGTTACAGCCGAAATAACTTCCGGGAAGGAAAAGTTTATTCGCTTAAATGCCGATCTGGAGAATTTCCGGAAACAGACTGAAAAGGACCGTGCAAAGTTTACATCAAATATACGGGTGGAAGTTGTTCAGAGTCTGTTATCTCTGGTTGATAGTTTTGAGAAAACGAATTTAGAGAACACCCCAGAGACTGAGAAGGAGGCAAAGATTACCACAAGCTATCAAGGCATATACAAGCAGTTGGTTGAGACACTAAGATATTTGGGTGTAGGAGTTGTGGAAACAGTTGGCAAGCCATTTGATCCTTCG GTCCATGAGGCCATCTCACGAGAAGCATCCATTCAATTCAAGGCAGGGATTGTCACGCATGAAGTCCGCAGAGGGTTCCATTTGAAGGAGAGGCTGCTAAGGCCTGCTACTGTGAAGGTCTCTACTGGCTCTGGCAAACAAAGCGGAAGCTCATAG
- the LOC136498654 gene encoding F-box protein 7-like isoform X2, translating to MRYIATDRPWLKLYGIRVQPVPPFSSLSYKPDPALIHQCLPDELMLEIFTRMSPYTLGRAACVCRKWKYTARNPTLWRAACLKTWQRSGMEANYMMVRSLYDSSWRRMWLQRPRIRIDGLYVSRNTYIHTGVTEWQFKKTVNVVCYYRYLRFFPSGKFLYKISPDKVKDAVKCMHFRASKADCVFKGDYILSEDGQIEMALLYPGHRYTLVRMCLRLRGTTVGANNRLDVLKILTTGVNATELQNWKGSILELVEGWEEDETHDPDVPAVSHSRGLSPFVFVPFEEADTSVLNLPVEKMDYYVPG from the exons ATGCGATACATTGCAACAGATAGACCCTGGCTGA AATTATATGGAATAAGAGTTCAGCCTGTTCCACCATTCAGCAGTTTGAGCTACAAACCTGATCCAGCGCTCATTCATCAATGCCTACCTGATGAACTAATGCTCGAG ATTTTCACAAGAATGAGCCCATATACTTTAGGGAGGGCTGCATGTGTCTGCCGCAAGTGGAAATATACTGCACGTAATCCTACTTTGTGGCGTGCTGCATGCTTGAAAACTTGGCAG AGGAGTGGAATGGAGGCAAACTACATGATGGTTCGGTCGTTGTATGATTCATCTTGGAGGAGAATGTGGCTGCAGAGACCAAGAATCCGAATTGATG GTCTCTATGTGAGCAGGAACACATATATTCATACTGGAGTTACAGAATGGCAATTCAAGAAAACTGTCAATGTG GTTTGCTACTACCGTTACTTGAGATTTTTCCCTAGTGGGAAGTTTCTTTATAAG ATCTCCCCAGATAAAGTTAAAGATGCTGTTAAGTGCATGCATTTCCGGGCATCAAAGGCTGATTGTGTATTTAAAGGCGACTACATACTGTCAGAGGATGGCCAG ATAGAAATGGCTCTCCTGTATCCAGGGCATCGGTACACACTTGTCAGGATGTGCCTTAG GCTTAGAGGCACCACAGTTGGTGCAAATAACAGGTTGGATGTACTGAAGATTCTAACCACCGGAGTGAATGCAACTGAACTGCAAAACTGGAAAGGCAGCATACTAGAGCTCGTTGAGGGCTGGGAGGAGGATGAGACGCATGACCCAGATGTGCCTGCCGTTTCGCACAGCAGGGGTTTGTCACCCTTTGTGTTTGTTCCGTTTGAGGAG GCTGATACTTCGGTGCTAAACCTCCCAGTGGAGAAGATGGACTACTACGTCCCTGGATGA